One genomic segment of Streptomyces sp. NBC_00239 includes these proteins:
- a CDS encoding prenyltransferase/squalene oxidase repeat-containing protein — MNVRRSAAALAASAVLCVVAAPAAFAAPSPSPAPVIPSGLYGKNDPTYDGVWRQSLAFLAQHTAGLRPAGQAVDWLAGQQCADGSFAAFRADASKACDAKTMADSNATAAAVQALAAVGGREATVKKAVGWLKSVQNEDGGWAYSPGPGAPSDANSTAIVAGALAAAGEKPDAVKSKGGKTSYDALTVLQLACEQKGVSTAADMGAFAYQPDKAGKLPANADATAAAALGVLGKGLVVEAPKADVPIASKPVACKRGPQDAAQSAMGAADYLATTMAKTGDHLMSAMPGATDQPDYGNTADAVVALAAGGHKAAAAKPLAWLEKNHGAWAKTAGPAGYAQLILAAHAAGADPKAFGGTDLVAQLNAQGPEASPVTGTSGDANDAREEKKDDSSGNQNIVWIVGAGAVAGIGIGILLSGRRKKQQP, encoded by the coding sequence CTCCCGCCCCGGTGATCCCCTCGGGCCTCTACGGCAAGAACGACCCGACGTACGACGGCGTGTGGCGCCAGTCCCTGGCGTTCCTCGCCCAGCACACGGCCGGTCTCAGGCCCGCCGGCCAGGCCGTGGACTGGCTGGCCGGCCAGCAGTGCGCGGACGGCTCGTTCGCCGCCTTCCGCGCCGACGCGTCGAAGGCCTGCGACGCCAAGACGATGGCCGACTCCAACGCCACGGCCGCCGCCGTGCAGGCGCTGGCCGCGGTCGGCGGCCGCGAGGCCACCGTCAAGAAGGCCGTCGGCTGGCTGAAGTCCGTACAGAACGAGGACGGCGGCTGGGCGTACAGCCCCGGCCCCGGTGCGCCCAGCGACGCGAACTCGACGGCCATCGTCGCGGGCGCCCTGGCCGCCGCCGGCGAGAAGCCGGACGCGGTGAAGTCGAAGGGCGGCAAGACCTCCTACGACGCGCTGACCGTGCTGCAGCTGGCCTGCGAGCAGAAGGGCGTCTCCACCGCCGCCGACATGGGCGCGTTCGCCTACCAGCCGGACAAGGCGGGCAAGCTGCCCGCCAACGCGGACGCGACGGCCGCCGCCGCGCTCGGCGTGCTCGGCAAGGGTCTGGTCGTCGAGGCTCCGAAGGCCGACGTGCCGATCGCCTCGAAGCCGGTCGCCTGCAAGCGCGGCCCGCAGGACGCGGCGCAGTCCGCGATGGGCGCGGCCGACTACCTGGCGACGACGATGGCGAAGACCGGCGACCACCTGATGTCCGCCATGCCGGGCGCCACCGACCAGCCCGACTACGGCAACACCGCGGACGCGGTCGTCGCCCTCGCGGCCGGCGGCCACAAGGCGGCCGCCGCGAAGCCGCTGGCCTGGCTGGAGAAGAACCACGGGGCGTGGGCGAAGACGGCCGGCCCCGCCGGGTACGCGCAGCTGATCCTGGCCGCGCACGCGGCCGGCGCCGACCCGAAGGCGTTCGGCGGCACCGACCTGGTGGCACAGCTGAACGCGCAGGGCCCGGAGGCCTCCCCGGTGACCGGCACGTCCGGCGACGCGAACGACGCCCGGGAAGAGAAGAAGGACGACTCTTCCGGCAACCAGAACATCGTGTGGATCGTCGGCGCGGGCGCGGTGGCCGGCATCGGCATCGGCATCCTGCTGAGCGGCCGCCGGAAGAAGCAGCAGCCGTGA
- a CDS encoding SCO2322 family protein, producing MIRRRLAVLPLAVGILLTLLGAGPALAAGYRYWSFWDGVGGRWTYASQGPSLVRPADGDTVGFRFSVSEDSADSSKPRSAPDFAKICAATPAEDDRKRVALVIDFGEAADAPPGETPPTAAPRTACASVPPAASAAEALASVAKPLRYNSAALLCAISGYPRQGCGDQVAAREPASTPGTSPGTAPGTAPTAESDDGGGPSLGLLAGIAAVLALAAAAVLQSRRRNR from the coding sequence GTGATCCGCCGGCGCCTCGCGGTCCTGCCCCTGGCGGTGGGGATCCTCCTCACCCTGCTGGGGGCGGGCCCCGCGCTGGCCGCCGGCTACCGGTACTGGTCGTTCTGGGACGGCGTCGGCGGGCGGTGGACGTACGCGTCCCAGGGGCCGTCCCTGGTCCGGCCCGCCGACGGCGACACGGTCGGCTTCCGCTTCTCGGTGAGCGAGGACTCCGCCGATTCGTCGAAGCCGCGGTCGGCCCCCGACTTCGCGAAGATCTGCGCGGCCACCCCGGCCGAGGACGACCGCAAGCGGGTGGCCCTGGTCATCGACTTCGGCGAGGCGGCGGACGCCCCGCCCGGCGAGACCCCGCCGACGGCCGCCCCGCGCACCGCGTGCGCGTCGGTTCCGCCTGCCGCCTCGGCCGCCGAGGCCCTGGCCTCGGTCGCCAAGCCCCTCCGCTACAACAGCGCCGCCCTCCTCTGCGCCATCTCCGGCTACCCCCGCCAGGGCTGCGGCGACCAGGTGGCGGCCCGCGAACCGGCCTCGACCCCGGGGACGTCTCCGGGCACGGCCCCGGGAACGGCTCCGACCGCCGAGTCCGACGACGGCGGCGGCCCCTCCCTCGGCCTGCTCGCCGGCATCGCCGCCGTCCTGGCCCTCGCCGCAGCCGCCGTCCTCCAGTCCCGCCGCCGCAACCGATGA